Proteins encoded by one window of Anopheles maculipalpis chromosome 2RL, idAnoMacuDA_375_x, whole genome shotgun sequence:
- the LOC126557059 gene encoding SH3KBP1-binding protein 1, translating into MAYSNNVGDIVHLNVGGTRFSTSRQTLTWVPDTFFTSLLNGRISSLRDETDAIFIDRDPKLFSLVLNYLRTKEIDIKSVDIRVLRHEAEFYNIAPLIKRLMLCEEMDQSSCGDVLFYGYLPAPNIPIQEIPIGSSGSSGSSKSTGTTTTGSYNSASSSTQNKSEPVPGPSNSQQRQQQSIPLANLAISAAPQHNPAASATAPVGLCQINARPGSMVRVPELSQGAAPGPSGSSSSGGGSAVPGSATGTAAGGSVGGVNGATSSAGGGSGGGSNSSRHAGHSRNSSWDLRVSYSGNSNRGNSQWMPGHSRTASLDMMRHSRNSSVDLNKYIRNEVGLLFGPGTTGTGWADPMRVQIIKAHHNWISVAYAHFVTCYRLKDYSGWQQIFISPYIETTIERIAINAKMSLATSAGEQSHSKMVAISYGSQIRLWGISEDGSKAEVGTFNLHVRVEYLFFIGSQLVALSSSGKIGVWHAMTQHWQIQDLVPILSFDTAGSFLLLGCNNGSIYYIDMQKFPLRMKDNDLLVTELYKDPSNDHITAISVYLTPKTTTADRVKEGLSGNWIEIAYGTRSGSVRVIVQHPETVGHGPQLFQTFTVHQSPVTKVTLSEKFLISVCSEYNHVRTWQVPRFRGMISTQPESTPEASFKIVSLEAVDSTFSYSAGNDFGPFGEQDEEQIFVQKVVPDTDQLYVRLASNGERICLIRSVDGTTITSFCEHECEVSRMGSRPRRFILSGHCNGAIQMWDLTTALEISKKKDQPKRTVGGPTADELIRELDQCDLSNSHCSTPCMSPCPSAFSGSINEPNAMGRLKPFNVAFLNQSAAAAMGLGGGGGPQPVLAQGSGGVPALGAVGGLVAPLQPPVPPAAHQQAHQPN; encoded by the exons ATGGCCTACTCGAACAACGTTGGCGACATTGTGCATCTGAATGTTGGTGGTACTAGATTTTCCACCTCCCGGCAAACCCTAACATGGGTTCCCGATACATTCTTTACCTCGCTGCTGAATGGGCGCATATCGAG CTTACGAGATGAAACGGACGCTATTTTTATCGACCGTGATCCGAAGCTCTTCAGCTTAGTACTGAACTACCTGCGGACGAAGGAAATTGACATCAAGTCGGTCGACATCCGTGTGCTGCGCCATGAGGCCGAATTTTACAACATTGCTCCACTAATTAAGAGGCTTATGCTGTGCGAAGAGATGGACCAATCCAGCTGTGGCGATGTGCTGTTTTACGGTTATCTTCCCGCACCAA ATATTCCGATACAAGAAATTCCAATCGGATCGTCGGGTTCGTCAGGCAGTTCGAAAAGCACCGGTACTACGACGACAGGTTCGTATAATTCTGCTAGCTCCTCTACACAGAACAAATCGGAACCCGTACCGGGTCCTTCGAACAGCCAGCAAAGGCAGCAACAGTCGATTCCGTTGGCAAATTTGGCGATCTCCGCCGCCCCGCAACATAATCCTGCAGCGTCTGCCACCGCTCCCGTTGGACTGTGTCAAATTAATGCTCGCCCCGGATCGATGGTACGTGTGCCGGAACTTTCGCAGGGTGCAGCACCAGGTCCTTCCGGAAGCAGCAGTAGCGGTGGGGGTAGTGCCGTTCCGGGTAGCGCAACTGGAACAGCAGCTGGTGGTAGTGTCGGCGGTGTAAACGGGGCCACATCATCAGCCGGAGGAGGTAGCGGCGGCGGCAGTAACTCATCCCGACACGCTGGCCACTCGCGTAACTCATCGTGGGATTTGCGTGTATCGTACAGTGGTAATAGCAATCGTGGCAATTCCCAGTGGATGCCGGGCCACTCGCGTACTGCCTCCCTCGACATGATGCGTCACTCGCGGAACTCGTCCGTCGATCTGAACAAATATATACGCAATGAGGTCGGCTTACTGTTTGGACCGGGTACAACCGGTACCGGGTGGGCCGATCCGATGCGGGTGCAAATCATTAAGGCACACCACAACTGGATTTCGGTTGCGTACGCCCACTTCGTCACGTGCTACCGGCTGAAGGATTATTCCGGCTGGCAACAGATCTTCATTTCGCCGTACATCGAAACGACGATCGAGCGGATCGCGATCAATGCGAAGATGAGTTTGGCAACGTCCGCGGGCGAACAGTCGCACAGCAAGATGGTAGCAATCTCGTACGGCAGTCAGATCCGACTGTGGGGAATCTCGGAGGATGGTAGTAAGGCGGAGGTCGGCACGTTTAACTTGCACGTGCGCGTCGAGTATCTGTTCTTCATCGGCAGCCAGCTGGTAGCACTGTCGTCATCGGGGAAGATTGGCGTTTGGCATGCGATGACACAGCACTGGCAGATACAGGATCTCGTCCCGATACTATCCTTCGATACGGCCGGTTCGTTCCTGCTGTTGGGATGTAACAATGGTTCGATCTACTACATTG ATATGCAGAAATTTCCACTACGCATGAAGGACAATGATTTGCTGGTGACGGAACTGTACAAGGATCCTTCGAATGATCACATTACCGCTATATCGGTGTACCTAACGCCGAAAACGACAA CCGCGGATCGTGTGAAGGAAG GCCTTTCGGGAAATTGGATCGAAATTGCGTACGGTACCCGGTCCGGTTCGGTTCGCGTTATTGTACAGCACCCGGAAACGGTCGGACATGGGCCGCAGCTGTTTCAAACGTTCACCGTCCATCAGAGTCCGGTGACGAAGGTGACCCTATCGGAGAAGTTTCTTATTTCCGTATGCAGCGAGTATAATCACGTGCGTACGTGGCAGGTGCCACGGTTTCGTGGTATGATCTCCACCCAGCCCGAATCAACGCCGGAAGCATCGTTCAAG ATCGTTTCGCTTGAGGCTGTGGATTCAACGTTTAGTTACTCGGCTGGAAATGATTTTGGCCCGTTCGGTGAGCAGGACGAAGAGCAGATATTCGTGCAGAAGGTTGTCCCCGATACGGATCAACTGTACGTTCGGCTCGCTTCGAACGGTGAGCGCATCTGCTTGATACGATCCGTCGACGGTACGACGATCACCTCGTTCTGTGAGCACGAATGTGAAGTATCACGCATGGGATCGAGACCGCGTCGTTTCATTCTGTCTGGCCACTGTAACGGTGCGATTCAGATGTGGGATCTTACGACGGCGCTGGAGATATCGAAAAAGAAAGATCAACCGAAGCGTACCGTTGGAGGTCCGACGGCCGATGAGTTGATCCGGGAGCTGGATCAGTGTGATCTTAGTAATAGCCACTGCTCGACCCCGTGCATGTCACCCTGTCCTTCGGCATTCTCGGGCAGTATAAACGAACCGAACGCGATGGGACGGTTGAAACCATTCAATGTGGCATTTTTGAATCaatcagctgcagcagcgaTGGgactcggtggtggtggtggtccacAGCCAGTACTAGCGCAGGGTTCAGGGGGAGTACCAGCGCTAGGAGCAGTGGGCGGTTTGGTCGCGCCGTTGCAACCCCCCGTACCGCCGGCCGCCCATCAACAAGCTCATCAACCAAACTGA